A single genomic interval of Helianthus annuus cultivar XRQ/B chromosome 6, HanXRQr2.0-SUNRISE, whole genome shotgun sequence harbors:
- the LOC110864235 gene encoding UDP-glucuronic acid decarboxylase 2, translating into MQSELTYRRPESQPTSESYSPKPNKPSWTTVNRLVHYMLREQRLVFLLIGIAIATTAVTLLPSSTITTGPIDAYSVSESVQLMNPRRSVYNPTGFESFNMGGKIPLGLKRKGLRIVVTGGAGFVGSHLVDRLIARGDSVIVVDNFFTGNKDNVMHHFGNPRFELIRHDVVEPLLLEVDQIYHLACPASPVHYKYNPVKTIKTNVVGTLNMLGLAKRVGARFLLTSTSEVYGDPLQHPQVETYWGNVNPIGVRSCYDEGKRTAETLTMDYHRGAGVEVRIARIFNTYGPRMCIDDGRVVSNFVAQALRKEPLTVYGDGKQTRSFQYVSDLVEGLMRLMEGEHVGPFNLGNPGEFTMLELAQVVQETIDPNAKIEFKPNTEDDPHKRKPDITKAKELLGWKPKVPLRKGLPMMVSDFRQRIFGDQKNPATTTTTSTTTA; encoded by the exons ATGCAATCTGAGTTGACTTACCGGCGCCCGGAGTCCCAACCGACGTCGGAATCTTACTCTCCGAAGCCAAACAAACCGTCATGGACCACCGTCAATCGCCTTGTTCATTACATGCTCCGTGAACAGCGTCTCGTATTTCTACTCATCGGCATTGCCATCGCCACCACCGCCGTCACCCTCCTCCCCtcctccaccatcaccaccggtcCAATTGATGCCTATTCGGTCTCTGAATCGGTCCAACTGATGAACCCGAGGCGATCCGTTTACAATCCTACTGGATTCGAGTCGTTTAATATGGGCGGGAAGATTCCGTTAGGGTTGAAACGGAAGGGGTTAAGGATAGTGGTGACCGGCGGTGCAGGTTTCGTGGGAAGTCATCTGGTTGATCGGTTGATTGCGAGAGGAGATAGTGTGATTGTTGTTGATAATTTCTTCACCGGTAATAAGGATAACGTCATGCATCACTTTGGAAACCCTAGATTTGAACTTATTCGACACGACGTCGTTGAGCCGTTGTTGCTTGAAGTCGATCAGATCTATCACCTTGCTTGCCCTGCTTCCCCTGTTCATTACAAATATAATCCAGTCAAAACAATC AAGACGAATGTAGTGGGGACATTGAACATGCTAGGGTTAGCGAAGAGGGTAGGTGCGCGGTTCTTGCTAACGAGCACCAGCGAGGTGTACGGAGATCCTCTGCAGCACCCTCAGGTGGAAACCTACTGGGGCAACGTGAATCCAATCG GTGTCAGAAGCTGCTACGATGAAGGAAAACGTACTGCAGAAACGTTGACCATGGACTATCATAGAGGTGCCGGTGTAGAG GTGAGGATTGCGAGGATATTCAATACATATGGTCCTAGGATGTGCATTGACGATGGTCGCGTTGTCAGTAACTTTGTTGCTCAG GCGCTTAGGAAAGAGCCGCTAACTGTTTACGGCGACGGCAAGCAAACAAGAAGTTTCCAATACGTTTCTGACTTG GTGGAAGGTCTAATGCGATTGATGGAAGGAGAACACGTGGGACCTTTCAATCTTGGAAACCCTGGTGAATTCACCATGCTTGAACTCGCTCAG GTGGTCCAGGAAACAATAGACCCAAATGCGAAAATAGAATTCAAGCCAAACACTGAAGATGACCCACACAAAAGGAAGCCGGACATCACCAAGGCTAAAGAACTTCTAGGTTGGAAGCCCAAGGTCCCTCTTCGCAAAGGTCTCCCTATGATGGTTTCCGACTTCAGGCAGCGCATTTTTGGTGACCAAAAGAacccagccaccaccaccaccacgtcCACTACCACGGCATAG